A DNA window from Brachionichthys hirsutus isolate HB-005 chromosome 10, CSIRO-AGI_Bhir_v1, whole genome shotgun sequence contains the following coding sequences:
- the zzef1 gene encoding LOW QUALITY PROTEIN: zinc finger ZZ-type and EF-hand domain-containing protein 1 (The sequence of the model RefSeq protein was modified relative to this genomic sequence to represent the inferred CDS: inserted 5 bases in 4 codons; deleted 2 bases in 2 codons) yields the protein MGNAESGCGGGSGDEEDVETESPGFAEDSPASAATGGGGSGSGRSGRATNNVTVATSGPPGPAVLLEQVKLREGAARVSDSGTGIQESVLAGNEVVLVRWMEDRLNRGEESVTVEQFCEVLESRDAPRDECEEAFGQFDAEGDGVVDLESLLIALKSSNGANLKGELSHVIRQLQACSLTPGFVDIFSKTKDRLGAHASKILKFLHRNRIPSGAIPLPILEGYNSICTMRSSVVQDFLQVLVQKEKDLDIQYKAELDHDPEVDKVKVVTQCYSTMEASSNAADVHKMTNGETASFWQSDGSARSHWIRLKMKQDVVLRRLAIAVASNDHSYMPQLVSVAVGKNRRSLQEIRDVRIPSNVTGYVPLLENANITHPYIQINIKRCLSDGCDTRIHGLKTLGYQITKCKEVSVSDASAIWYLSLLTSLVTASMETNPALAQTVLQSTRNALRHMPPLSLTPSSSEFPKFFSSNILEEVDGFLLRIADCCVSPDAELTLLAFALARGSVAKVLQALSCVSGHLQADYKAGALIASMAAVRLRLLNRNGKPLQLHLQACDVKSKEEKSGPENMLLESSTGDGFLTESGRKRASVILSTEDQSSFQVTQMRIKVRKGAIGAKCGLVFAYKEEDPFAAEKHFKRFKKYDAWDYKDYKEFVQDSVRTPSQSEDEPIGWFEVENDWNDVEIKLQQCRVAKFLMVKFLCTRQDWVAERLGVQSLSFSGYLCPRAERLADLDDLDPEAESADRDAVSGLCLLNKTLFFIQQLTRDTDASHFKQKYLLDFGGLSLNLFWTFYSKLRELEGEEVLKSQVLLLQLMQNCFPMLPNPLELKGEGVAAPAASDAVRAVSDLYAHLCHVVDGPGGETLVKKALHKEAVHAILGGAAVFFPDKRVRRDRLFHMMKNITEEEQPESVMVTFESLCSYFSDQDPSGLLLLPPKGAPVDFDISPILSVMETLLLVATKECEVMMVDGWRGASRAVLLSLFWSLQGSLVSWCYLQLKGGAPGAAASDLARDILQRYVDQFLGSVRDALGCRLKSYTGAEITDKLGSSILATVFRQLMILLLELCSLDVPHRVLLSSFSSLVELLRGLSCDTGDIFSKVDQESWQQPQQPVVLRTWNMESPHNYENSRHETTVYACPGATAFELEFDERSETEKRYDYLEFTDSRGGKVRYDMKVGTEKWPKKVTFDAGPQLQFLFHSDSSNNEWGYKFTVTALGLPDITVSWMSDLQLLVARLMGRLASRTLSLRSPHETRDVKELPPLKASHVRSSPLWKPILRHGLCEAGPPNPAETPPDQVNLWTPEELKGFLEDFARWDPSQEPTDGRAELMRTVMQSCRKQITRHEFAAGPKTDQAVNAIWAAMIYHTPALSRALRTHANQDGCSCLSEEFMQVYSLADGIRTWMLEMKQRFLVGKMNVPGEKGEGPEDEVTMESLADVCIEKSLLLFRFSPCGAPDHDGDSSGAAGGSSAPLLRSGSISEADFQASPSLGRQAAGAEKGSEARPARSHPPDARPKAPXESLATQPGEPASPSNLPRKAPFTRARLRLLSCRSAEEPWMAPSVKDCYPITKHILNFIRDQSLTTASIQQTLSLSKAQAGSVCTALEMVQQCLKSLGKPHLFQAPCILFLQELLACQKDFTGYFSQLSDSGQKLGEEVRRSYHQLVLRLVEAVQGFGSLDEKALLPALSCVQTCLLHLLDMSWDLPDLPLFMDIKLPDLLLSMAQENISVHDIAISQWTEDDEVADYKKNQEWMDDCMDGMFEKWYEKIDEEESAEDRRKMHMXIARYCDLLNVDISCEGCERMAPWHRYRCLQCMDMDLCKTCFLSGAKPEGHEDDPEVVNMEYACDHCQGLIVGSRINCNVCEDFDLCFGCYHAKKYPDSHLPTHRITVYPMVTIRISDRHRLIQPYVHNYAWLLFAALALYTSELCSDDQTEGRGLDGAALRQAAALQASCSQLVIDCLLKRQTGKGLRSSALLTLLSSGDSASEGELCPVSPESSQELGTTADTSSXPGSTAAICSPSSPKDEKNPSGKEEAAKEVRSPLPAPSDGASPPSGEGEQTKLFTQDTLDSSSLSQSPSVSSEDXPDVRPETSLFGICPSDVVKETDERLPQVPLQEHVFSECSRERILGLLAAMLPPARPGGSLSPPSLGSVLPQLFRAVVSNVGSLNETFHLTLGLLGQLLLRIPPAEADAAVVEALADKHELLLQGEAAGADAGGWKTTQLLFSLGAVCLDSRIGLDWACTVADILHSLNASPEWSRVIAAFTDLCVQQLPQTLRRTNLFTLLVLVGFPEVLCVGTQTVFIDNANERHSMILLKHFTEKNHAAVVDVKTRKRKTVKDYQLVQSRESPRPGLPGQTGGRVCTRTLLSRYLSNFTAIISHLLQSGQDGGPHDAVEASWVLSLALKGLYNTLKEHGVEKAQQDIQQSGLTQLLVRKCSKGTGFSKLWLLRDLEILSIMLYSSKREIHSMAQDPEREQREPDKEPDSDHSSCCADDNDVVKADPLDGLDDETKICFQITHDALNAPLPILRAMYELQMKRTDSFFLEVQKRFDGEEIKTDETIRMLAQKWQPARRPRSEERNTKAVDTDMIVVACVSQPGHCEKATEEINVAAQKLITNSESDLQLSYAKQRRTKSSALLHKELDVRSNRAVRQYLVKVNHAIATLYARHVLASLLADWPAEAPLSEEALDLSGASHMAYILDMLMQLEEKPLWEKILQRVLKGCSQSMLGSLCLTACQFMEEPGMAVQLRESKHPYENNTNLEDKVHVPGAIYLSVKFDPRCSTEEGCDELVVSSSGDFLQDNRSFSGSPQKWADFEIPGDTLYYRFMSDMSNTEWGYKFTVTGGHRGRFQTGFEMLKQMLADDQALSHLPLAAIWEWQVGVACRQTGTQRLKAIHLLLRLLQRPSQIACRLTLLRPLWQLFMSMEINVSRDPTSVTVLLPLHRALTELFFIAEARAAAQGALQEYLLAMTTDQRLLNNTAMALKNIAAISLAINYPNKSTQLLHMSP from the exons ATGGGCAACGCCGAAAGCGGCTGCGGGGGAGGAAGCGGCGACGAGGAAGACGTGGAAACGGAGAGCCCGGGCTTCGCGGAAGACAGCCCGGCCTCTGCGGccaccggcggcggcggctccggTTCTGGTCGGAGCGGAAGGGCGACGAATAACGTGACCGTGGCCACCAGCGGGCCGCCCGGCCCCGCGGTCCTCCTGGAGCAAGTGAAGCTACGGGAAGGGGCCGCCCGCGTCAGCGACTCCGGGACCGGAATTCAGGAGTCCGTCCTGGCGGGGAACGAGGTGGTTCTGGTTCGGTGGATGGAGGACCGGCTGAACCGGGGAGAGGAGTCGGTCACCGTGGAGCAATTCTGCGAGGTGCTGGAGAGCAGAGACGCGCCGCGGGATGAGTGCGAGGAG gccTTTGGACAGTTTGACGCCGAGGGGGACGGCGTGGTGGACCTGGAGAGCCTCCTGATAGCGCTGAAGAGCTCTAACGGAGCTAATCTGAAGGGAGAGCTGAGTCATGTGATCAGACAGCTGCAGGCCTGCTCCTTGACTCCAG GTTTTGTCGACATTTTCTCCAAGACCAAAGACCGGCTGGGCGCTCACGCTTCCAAGATCCTGAAGTTCTTGCACAGAAACCGCATTCCCAGCGGCGCCATCCCTCTCCCTATCCTAGAGGGCTACAACAGCATCTGCACCATGAGGTCCAGCGTGGTCCAGGACTTCCTGCAGGTCCTGGtgcagaaagagaaag ATTTAGACATCCAGTATAAAGCGGAGCTGGATCACGACCCGGAGGTGGACAAAGTCAAAGTGGTGACGCAGTGCTACAGCACGATGGAGGCGTCCTCCAACGCCGCAGACGTTCACAAGATGACCAATGGGGAGACCGCTTCCTTCTGGCAGTCGGACGGCAGCGCCCGCTCGCACTGGATCAG GTTGAAGATGAAGCAAGACGTGGTTTTGAGACGCCTCGCCATCGCCGTGGCTTCCAACGACCACAGCTACATGCCTCAGCTGGTCTCGGTCGCCGTCGGGAAGAATCGGCGTTCCCTCCAGGAGATCAGGGATGTCCGAATCCCCAGCAATGTCACGGGCTACGTGCCGCTGCTGGAGAACGCCAACATCACGCACCCAT aCATTCAGATCAACATTAAGCGATGTCTGAGCGACGGGTGCGACACGCGGATTCACGGCTTGAAGACGCTGGGCTATCAGATCACCAAGTGTAAAGAGGTGTCTGTGTCGGACGCCTCGGCCATCTGGTACCTgtctctcctcacctccttgGTCACCGCGTCCATGGAGACCAACCCCGCGCTGGCTCAGACCGTCCTGCAGAGCACCCG AAACGCCTTGCGGCACATGCCTCCTCTGTCCCTGACGCCGTCATCTTCAGAGTTCCCCAAGTTCTTCTCCTCCAAcatcctggaggaggtggacgGGTTCCTGCTCAGAATAGCAGA CTGCTGTGTGAGTCCTGACGCAGAACTGACCCTCCTCGCCTTCGCCCTGGCCAGAGGCAGCGTGGCCAAGGTGCTGCAGGCCCTGTCCTGCGTCAGCGGCCATTTGCAGGCCGACTACAAGGCCGGCGCCCTCATCGCGTCGATGGCCGCCGTCCGGCTGCGGCTGCTTAATCGCAATG GGAAGCctctccagctgcacctgcaggCCTGCGACGTGAagagcaaagaggagaaatCGGGACCGGAGAACATGCTCCTGGAATCCTCCACAGGAGACG GTTTCCTCACGGAAAGCGGCAGGAAGAGAGCCAGCGTGATCCTGTCCACGGAGGACCAGAGTAGCTTCCAGGTCACTCAGATGAGGATCAAG GTGCGAAAAGGAGCCATTGGAGCTAAATGTGGTTTGGTGTTTGCGTACAAAGAGGAAGACCCTTTCGCTGCGGAGAAACACTTCAAGAGGTTCAAGAAGTACGACGCCTGGGACTACAAGGACTACAAAGAGTTCGTGCAGGACAG CGTGAGGACCCCGTCGCAGTCGGAGGACGAGCCGATCGGCTGGTTCGAGGTGGAGAATGATTGGAACGACGTGGAGATCAAGCTGCAGCAGTGTCGGGTCGCAAAG TTCCTGATGGTGAAGTTCCTGTGCACCAGGCAGGACTGGGTCGCCGAGCGCCTCGGCGTGCAGTCCCTTAGCTTCAGCGGCTACCTCTGCCCGCGGGCGGAGAGGCTCGCGGACCTGGACGACCTCGACCCAGAGGCCGAGAGCGCCGACCGAGACGCCGTCTCCGGCCTGTGTCTGCTGAACAAGACGCTGTTCTTCATACAGCAGCTCACGCGAGACACG GACGCCTCTCATTTCAAGCAGAAATACCTCCTGGACTTCGGCGGTCTCAGCCTGAACCTCTTCTGGACGTTCTACAGTAAACTCAGGGAGCT tgagggagaggaggtgttGAAGAGCCAagtcctgctgctccagctgaTGCAGAACTGCTTCCCGATGCTGCCCAACCCATTGGAGCTGAAGGGCGAGGGCgtggcggcgccggcggcgtcTGACGCCGTCAGGGCCGTCTCGGATCTCTACGCTCACCTCTGCCACG TCGTGGATGGGCCGGGTGGCGAGACGTTGGTGAAGAAGGCGTTGCACAAGGAGGCGGTCCACGCCATTCTGGGCGGAGCCGCTGTTTTCTTCCCCGATAAACGCGTCAGGCGGGACAGACTCTTCCACATGATG AAAAATATCACCGAAGAAGAACAGCCGGAGTCTGTGATGGTGACCTTTGAATCGCTTTGCAGTTACTTCAG TGATCAAGACCCAAGCGGGCTTCTCCTGCTCCCCCCTAAGGGGGCGCCGGTGGACTTTGACATCAGCCCCATCCTGTCGGTCATGgagactctgctgctggtggcgACCAAAGAG TGCGAGGTCATGATGGTGGATGGGTGGCGTGGAGCCAGCAGGGCGGTGTTGCTCTCCTTGTTCTGGTCTCTGCAAGGGAGTCTGGTCTCCTGGTGCTACCTGCAGCTCAAAGGCGGAGCCCCCGGCGCCGCCGCTTCGGATCTGGCTCGAGACATTCTACAGAGAT ACGTGGATCAGTTCCTGGGAAGTGTCCGAGACGCCCTCGGCTGCCGGTTGAAGAGCTACACGGGTGCTGAGATTACTGACAAGCTGGGCAGCTCCATCCTCGCCACGGTCTTCAGACAgctg ATGATCCTGCTCCTGGAGCTGTGCTCTCTGGACGTCCCTCACCGCGTCCTGCTGAGTagcttctcctctctggtggagCTCCTCAGAGGCCTGTCCTGTGATACCGGAGACATCTTCTCTAAG GTGGATCAGGAGAGCTGGCAGCAGCCCCAGCAGCCGGTGGTGCTGAGAACCTGGAACATGGAGTCTCCTCACAACTACGAGAACAGCCGCCACGAGACCACCGTCTACGCCTGCCCCGGAGCGACGGCGTTCGAGCTGGAGTTCGATGAGCGCAGTGAGACGGAGAAGAG GTACGACTACCTAGAATTCACGGACTCTCGCGGTGGGAAGGTCCGCTACGACATGAAGGTTGGAACGGAGAAGTGGCCGAAG AAGGTCACGTTTGACGCCGGGCCTCAACTGCAGTTCCTCTTCCACTCTGATAGCAGCAACAACGAATGGGGCTACAAGTTCACCGTGACGGCGCTGGGCCTCCCCGATATCACCGTCTCCTGGATGTCAGACCTGCAGCTCCTGGTGGCTCGCCTTATGGGTCGCCTCGCTTCCAGAACCCTTTCCCTGCGATCCCCTCACG AGACACGCGACGTTAAGGAGCTTCCGCCGCTGAAGGCGTCCCACGTTAGGTCCTCTCCTTTGTGGAAGCCCATTCTCCGACACGGCTTGTGTGAGGCGGGGCCCCCAAATCCGGCTGAGACGCCCCCAGACCAG GTGAATTTGTGGACTCCTGAGGAGCTGAAGGGTTTCCTGGAGGACTTTGCCCGCTGGGATCCTTCCCAGGAGCCGACGGACGGCAGAGCAGAGCTGATGAGGACCGTCATGCAGTCCTGCAGAAAACAGATAACGCGGCACGAGTTCGCCGCGGGGCCGAAGACGGACCAGGCTGTGAATGCCATTTGGGCGGCCATGATCTACCACACGCCGGCGCTGAGCCGCGCCCTGAGGACTCACG ccaatcaggacggcTGCTCTTGTCTGAGTGAAGAGTTCATGCAGGTGTATTCACTGGCCGACGGCATCAGAACATGGATG CTGGAGATGAAGCAGAGATTCCTCGTTGGTAAGATGAACGTTCCGGGTGAGAAGGGAGAAGGGCCAGAAGATGAGGTCACCATGGAGTCGCTCG CTGACGTTTGCATCGAGAAGAGCCTCCTGCTCTTCAGATTCAGCCCGTGCGGCGCACCGGATCACGACGGTGACTCTTCCGGCgctgcagggggcagcagcgctcctctcctccgctcggGTTCCATCTCGGAAGCCGACTTCCAGGCCAGCCCCTCCCTCGGACGCCAGGCTGCGGGGGCTGAGAAGGGGAGCGAGGCCCGGCCGGCACGGAGCCACCCGCCTGACGCTCGACCCAAAGCGC CCGAGAGCCTCGCCACGCAGCCGGGGGAACCGGCCTCGCCCTCGAACCTGCCCCGCAAGGCCCCGTTCACCCGGgcacggctccgcctcctgtcctgcCGCTCTGCAGAGGAGCCCTGGATGGCCCCCTCCGTTAAGGACTGCTATCCGATAACCAAACACATCCTGAACTTCATCAGGGACCAGTCGCTCACAACAGCCAG CATCCAGCAGACcctgtccttgagcaaggcgcaGGCCGGGAGCGTCTGC ACCGCCCTGGAGATGGTGCAGCAGTGTTTAAAGTCCCTGGGGAAGCCACACCTCTTCCAGGCGCCGTGCATCCTgttcctgcaggagctgctggcgTGCCAGAAAGACTTCACCgg ATATTTCTCCCAGTTGTCAGACAGCGGGCAGAAGCTGGGCGAGGAGGTGCGGCGTTCCTACCATCAGCTGGTGCTCCGGCTCGTGGAGGCGGTGCAAGGCTTCGGCAGCCTCGACGAGAA AGCGCTCCTCCCTGCCTTGTCCTGCGTGCAGACCTGCTTGTTGCATCTCCTGGACATGAGCTGGGACCTCCCCGACCTCCCTCTGTTCATGGACATCAAGCTCCCTGACCTCCTGCTCAGCATGGCCCAGGAGAACATCAGCGTGCACGACATCGCCATCAG CCAGTGGACGGAGGACGACGAGGTCGCGGACTACAAGAAGAACCAGGAATGGATGGACGACTGCATGGACGGGATGTTTGAGAAGTGGTACGAGAAGATCGACGAAGAGGAGTCCGCAGAAGACCGGAGAAAG ATGCACA TCATCGCCCGCTACTGTGACCTGCTCAACGTGGACATCTCCTGCGAA GGCTGCGAGAGGATGGCGCCGTGGCACCGCTACCGGTGCCTGCAGTGCATGGATATGGACCTCTGCAAGACCTGCTTCCTCA GCGGCGCCAAGCCCGAGGGCCACGAGGACGACCCCGAGGTGGTGAACATGGAATACGCCTGCGACCACTGCCAGGGGCTGATCGTCGGCAGCCGGATCAACTGCAACGTGTGCGAAGACTTCGACCTGTGCTTCGGGTGTTACCACGCAAAGAAGTACCCCGACAG CCACCTGCCGACGCACCGGATCACGGTCTACCCCATGGTGACCATACGCATCAGCGACCGCCACCGCCTCATCCAGCCCTACGTCCACAACTACGCGTGGCTCCTGTTCGCCGCTCTGGCTCTCTACACGTCAGAACTGTGCAGCGACGACCAGACGGAGGGCCGCGGGTTGGACGGCGCCGCCTTGAGGCAGGCCGCGGCCCTGCAGGCCAGCTGCTCTCAGCTCGTCATCGACTGCTTGCTCAAGAGGCAGACCGGGAAAG GCCTCCGCTCTTCGGCCTTGCTCACTCTGCTGTCGTCCGGCGACTCGGCTTCTGAGGGCGAGCTGTGTCCGGTTTCTCCGGAGTCCTCCCAGGAGCTCGGCACCACCGCGGACACCTCCT ATCCCGGCAGCACTGCAGCTATTTGCTCCCCGTCCTCCCCCAAAGACGAG AAGAATCCATCCggaaaggaggaagcagcaaaGGAGGTgcgttctcctcttcctgctccatcaGACGGGGCGTCCCCCCCCAGCGGGGAGGGGGAGCAGACCAAGCTGTTTACCCAGGACACCCTGGACTCGTCCAGCCTCAGTCAGTCACCGTCAGTGTCCAGTGAGGA GCCCGATGTACGTCCAGAGACGTCTCT CTTTGGAATCTGCCCGTCGGACGTTGTCAAGGAGACGGATGAGAGGCTGCCCCAGGTTCCCCTTCAGGAGCACGTCTTCTCCGAATGCTCCAGAGAGAGGATCCTGGGCCTGCTGGCGGCCATGCTGCCGCCAGCCAGACCG GGCGGTTCCTTGTCCCCGCCCAGTCTGGGCTCCGTCCTGCCCCAGCTGTTCAGAGCCGTCGTTTCCAACGTCGGCTCTCTCAACGAGACCTTCCACCTCACTCTGGGGCTGCTCGGCCAGCTGCTGCTCCGAATCCCGCCGGCGGAGGCCGACGCCGCCGTCGTGGAGGCCCTGGCCGACAAACACGAGCTGCTTCTGCAAGGAGAGGCGGCGGGGGCGGACGCcgggggctggaagaccacccAGCTGCTGTTCAGCCTGGGCGCCGTTTGCTTGGACAG CCGCATCGGCCTGGATTGGGCGTGCACGGTGGCGGACATCTTGCACAGTCTGAACGCCAGTCCCGAGTGGAGCAGAGTCATCGCCGCCTTCACCGACCTCTGCGTTCAGCAGCTGCCGCAAACTCTCAGGCGCACCAACCTGTTCACCTTGCTGGTGCTGGTGGGCTTCCCGGAG GTGCTGTGTGTGGGCACCCAGACGGTCTTCATCGACAACGCCAACGAACGGCACAGCATGATCTTACTGAAGCATTTCACCGAGAAGAACCACGCCGCCGTGGTGGACGTGAAGACGCGCAAGAGGAAGACGG TGAAGGACTACCAGCTCGTCCAGTCTCGGGAGTCCCCTCGACCCGGCCTCCCGGGGCAGACGGGGGGGCGGGTCTGCACAAGGACCCTGCTGAGCCGCTACCTGAGCAACTTCACCGCCATCATCAGCCACCTGCTCCAGAGCGGCCAGGACGGCGGCCCCCACGATGCCGTGGAGGCTTCCTGGGTCCTCTCATTGGCCCTCAAGGGCCTGTACAATACGCTGAAG gaacaCGGAGTGGAGAAAGCCCAGCAGGACATCCAGCAGTCGGGCCTGACCCAGCTGCTGGTGAGGAAGTGCAGCAAAGGGACCGGCTTCAGCAAGCTGTGGCTGCTGCGGGACCTGGAGATCCTCTCCATCATGCTCTACTCCTCCAAGAGGGAGATCCACTCCATGGCGCAAGACCCGGAGCGGGAGCAGAGGGAGCCGGACAAGGAGCCGGACTCGGATCACTCCAGCTGCTGCGCCGACGACAACGACGTCGTCAAGGCCGATCCCCTGGACGGCCTCGACGACGAGACCAAGATCTGCTTCCAG ATTACCCACGATGCCTTAAACGCACCTCTGCCCATTCTGAGAGCCATGTACGAGTTGCAGATGAAGAGGACGGACTCGTTCTTCTTGGAGGTGCAGAAGAG ATTCGATGGAGAGGAGATCAAAACGGATGAGACTATTCGGATGCTAGCTCAGAAGTGGCAACCAGCAAGGCGGCCTCGCTCGGAGGAGAGGAACACCAAGGCCGTGGACACGGACATGATCGTGGTGGCGTGCGTG tcccaaCCCGGTCACTGTGAAAAGGCCACCGAGGAGATCAACGTCGCGGCGCAGAAGCTCATCACCAACTCCGAGAGCGACTTGCAGCTCAGCTACGCCAAACAGAGACGCACCAAAAGCTCCGCCCTCTTGCACAAGGAGCTGGACGTGCGCAGCAATCGAGCGGTTCGCCAATACCTGGTGAAGGTCAACCACGCCATCGCCACGCTGTACGCCCGCCACGTGCTGGCCTCGCTGCTGGCCGACTGGCCTGCGGAGGCGCCGCTCAGCGAGGAGGCGCTGGACCTGAGCGGCGCCTCCCACATGGCCTACATCCTGGACATGCtcatgcagctggaggagaagccgCTGTGGGAGAAG ATCCTGCAGAGGGTGCTGAAGGGCTGCAGCcagagcatgctgggaagtCTGTGTCTCACCGCCTGCCAGTTCATGGAGGAGCCGGGAATGGCCGTCCAGCTCCGGGAGTCCAAACACCCGTACGAGAACAACACCAACCTGGAG gacAAGGTGCACGTTCCGGGCGCCATCTACCTGTCGGTGAAGTTCGACCCGCGCTGCTCCACGGAGGAAGGCTGCGACGAGCTCGTCGTGTCCAGCAGCGGCGACTTCCTGCAGGACAACCGCAGCTTCAGCGGCTCGCCGCAGAAATGGGCCGACTTCGAAATACCCG GTGACACGCTGTACTACAGATTCATGTCGGACATGAGCAACACGGAGTGGGGCTACAAGTTCACCGTGACGGGGGGACACAGAGGACGCTTCCAGACGG GCTTTGAGATGCTGAAGCAGATGCTCGCCGATGACCAGGCGCTCTCTCACCTGCCGCTCGCCGCCATCTGGGAGTGGCAGGTGGGCGTCGCCTGTCGCCAGACCGGAACCCAGCGGCTCAAAGCCATTCACctgttgctccgcctcctgcagcgCCCGTCCCAGAT AGCCTGCCGGCTGACCTTGCTGCGACCTCTGTGGCAGCTCTTTATGTCGATGGAAATCAACGTGAGCCGCGATCCCACCAGCGTCACGGTGCTGCTGCCTCTTCACAGAGCCCTCACGGAACTCTTCTTCATCGCGGAGGCCCGTGCCGCG gCGCAGGGCGCCCTCCAGGAATACCTGCTGGCCATGACCACGGACCAGCGGCTGCTCAACAACACGGCGATG GCGCTGAAGAACATCGCCGCCATCAGCCTGGCCATCAATTACCCCAATAAATCCACCCAGCTGCTCCACATGTCCCCGTGA
- the cyb5d2 gene encoding neuferricin, producing the protein MLGYACAASLSLAAVFLAHRWSGRFGFGSDPDPGPAVRLLSRSELSLFTGEEGSDGLFLAILGQVFDVREGRRHYGPGGAYHFMAGKDASLAFITGDFTGRGVADDVSSLTPLQVVALYEWLDFYQRDYRPVGLVIGRFYSETGGPTETLLQTRASLEEGRRIKAQSHLEKSRLPPCNSEWSAARGGRVWCSTKSGGVERGWTGVPRKLFSPGSSGVRCVCVEDPSAAERDPNLQRYDGCHPRGDSCAVADD; encoded by the exons ATGCTCGGATACGCGTGCGCCGCGTCTTTGTCGCTGGCCGCGGTGTTTCTGGCTCACCGGTGGTCCGGAAGGTTCGGGTTCGGGAGTGATCCGGACCCGGGACCCGCCGTGCGGCTCCTGAGCCGCAGCGAGCTGTCCCTGTTTACCGGAGAGGAAGGCAGCGACGGCCTCTTCCTGGCCATCCTGGGGCAAGTCTTTGATGTGCGTGAAGGGCGAAGGCACTACGGCCCCGGGGGGGCTTACCACTTCATGGCag GCAAAGACGCCTCCCTGGCCTTCATCACTGGGGACTTCACCGGAAGAGGCGTGGCCGATGACGTGTCCAGTCTGACCCCGCTGCAGGTGGTGGCTCTCTACGAATGGCTGGACTTCTACCAGAGAGACTACCGACCTGTGG GTCTGGTTATCGGCCGGTTCTACAGCGAGACGGGGGGGCCCACAGAGACCCTGCTGCAGACGCGCGCGTCGCTGGAGGAAGGCCGGCGAATCAAGGCCCAGTCTCATTTGGAGAAGTCCCGCCTCCCGCCCTGCAACTCGGAGTGGAGCGCCGCGAGGGGAGGACGAGTCTGGTGCTCCACAAAGAG TGGTGGCGTGGAGCGAGGCTGGACAGGCGTCCCCCGGAAGCTCTTCTCCCCAGGGTCCAGTGGCGTCCGTTGTGTCTGCGTTGAAGACCCATCCGCAGCAGAACGAGACCCGAACCTGCAGCGGTACGACGGCTGTCACCCGCGTGGCGACTCATGCGCCGTTGCAGACGACTAG